From Leptodactylus fuscus isolate aLepFus1 chromosome 11, aLepFus1.hap2, whole genome shotgun sequence, one genomic window encodes:
- the MIA gene encoding melanoma-derived growth regulatory protein — MDRSLLGIVFCLVLGLVGGNRKMPKLADRKLCADEECSHPISMALALSDYTPPDCRFIPIRRGQTLYIYSKLKGRGRLFWLGSVQGDEYGEYTAKLGYFPSSIVQEEHYLMPGKVELKTDQWDFMCH, encoded by the exons ATGGATCGCTCACTGCTCGGGATTGTCTTCTGCCTGGTGCTTGGGCTGGTTGGTGGAAACCGGAAGATGCCGAAACTGGCAGACAGGAAGCTCTGCGCCGATGAGGAATGTAGTC ATCCTATCTCCATGGCGTTGGCGCTCTCGGACTACACCCCCCCTGACTGTCGCTTCATCCCCATCAGGCGCGGGCAGACTCTGTATATTTACTCCAAGTTAAAGGGGCGCGGGCGGCTGTTCTGGCTCGGAAGT GTGCAAGGAGATGAGTATGGCGAGTATACGGCAAAGCTGGGTTACTTTCCAAGTTCAATTGTCCAAGAAGAACATTATTTAATGCCTGGAAAAGTGGAGCTGAAAACAGAT CAATGGGATTTCATGTGTCACTGA
- the SNRPA gene encoding U1 small nuclear ribonucleoprotein A: protein MAVQEIRPNNTIYINNLNEKIKKDELKKSLYAIFSQFGQILDILVSRSLKMRGQAFVIFKEVSSATNALRSMQGFPFYDKPMRIQYAKTDSDIIAKMKGTFVERDRKRQEKRKVKGQDAAAAKKVVPGAPVVPGLPGQIPGLQSMPGMTQAPRMMHMAGQSPYMHHPGMMPPPGIAPGQIPPGGMPHGQMMPGQLAPMQPISENPPNHILFLTNLPEETNELMLSMLFNQFPGFKEVRLVPGRHDIAFVEFDNEVQAGAARESLQGFKITQSNSMKISFAKK from the exons ATGGCGGTGCAGGAGATCAGGCCGAACAACACAATCTACATCAACAACCTGAATGAGAAGATCAAGAAGGatg AGCTGAAGAAATCTCTGTACGCCATCTTCTCCCAGTTTGGGCAGATCCTTGACATCTTGGTGTCGCGCAGTCTGAAGATGAGAGGACAGGCATTTGTCATCTTCAAGGAGGTCAGCAGTGCAACAAATGCCCTGAGGTCGATGCAAGGATTCCCCTTCTATGATAAGCCGATG AGAATACAATATGCAAAAACGGACTCTGACATCATAGCCAAGATGAAGGGCACCTTTGTAGAGAGAGACCGAAAGAGGCAGGAGAAGAGGAAGGTCAAAGGGCAAGACGCTGCCGCTGCCAAGAAGGTTGTTCCAGGAGCTCCTGTGGTGCCCGGCTTACCAGGGCAGATACCA GGATTGCAGAGCATGCCAGGAATGACCCAGGCACCTCGTATGATGCATATGGCTGGGCAGTCTCCATATATGCACCATCCAGGCATGATGCCACCACCAGGAATTGCACCAGGACAGATACCCCCTGGTGGCATGCCTCATGGACAGATGATGCCAGGACAGCTGGCGCCTATGCAGCCG ATCTCTGAAAATCCTCCGAATCACATTCTGTTCCTGACCAACCTCCCAGAAGAAACCAATGAGCTGATGCTATCCATGCTGTTCAACCA GTTCCCTGGCTTCAAGGAGGTCCGTCTAGTCCCCGGACGTCACGATATAGCATTTGTGGAATTTGACAATGAAGTCCAGGCTGGGGCAGCCCGAGAGTCTCTACAAGGCTTCAAGATCACCCAGAGCAACTCCATGAAGATCTCATTTGCTAAGAAATAA
- the ACTMAP gene encoding actin maturation protease isoform X2 — protein sequence MEVLMPKQDEGASTNTLGQPVLPPPLLPPPPPLLPPPPPLPPPPVLCAPPTSQVKSKFYKQVAENSDPSVGECEELKRMIRKQRERFGGHLKWVLYNQHIPSLIQEGPQCGLVALWMAGGMLGIKHEVTLDSIVQVATSRGFTIHGEMFSADNMSCLAEEVFGCCCELLTGGMEGANQERILSHLTAGLPVLIPYDEDFNHEPCQRRGHRAHWAVISGVLLGMQNGSFDPDPDTPGLFLPPPSPSALDTGHIEEIYFIAKQGKSYRYQLWESRGLSRSNSQLSHLDPKRSCDGNVYVLPAGGVQAGLCGKVLLLKHSSEQHRRECV from the exons ATGGAAG TGCTCATGCCGAAGCAGGATGAAGGGGCATCTACAAACACTCTTGGACAGCCAGTGCTGCCACCTCCACTGCTGCCACCACCTCCCCCGCTGTTGCCGCCACCTCCACCGCTGCCACCACCACCAGTGCTCTGTGCCCCTCCAACATCTCAGGTCAAAAGCAAGTTCTACAAGCAGGTGGCAGAGAACAGCGACCCCTCAGTGGGAGAATGCGAAGAGTTAAAAAGGAtgatcaggaagcaacgggagcG ATTCGGGGGACATCTAAAGTGGGTCCTATATAACCAGCACATCCCTTCCCTTATACAGGAGGGTCCTCA GTGTGGTCTTGTTGCCCTATGGATGGCAGGGGGCATGCTGGGCATTAAACACGAGGTGACACTTGACTCCATTGTACAGGTGGCGACCTCAAGAGGATTCACCATCCATGGAGAAATGTTCTCAG CTGACAACATGTCCTGCCTGGCAGAGGAAGTTTTTGGCTGTTGCTGTGAACTACTGACCGGAGGAATGGAAGGAGCGAACCAAGAGCGAATCCTGAGTCACCTGACCGCCGGCCTCCCTGTGCTTATCCC ATACGACGAGGACTTCAATCACGAGCCGTGCCAGAGACGAGGGCATCGGGCACACTGGGCAGTGATTTCAG GGGTTCTTCTTGGAATGCAAAATGGCTCTTTTGACCCTGATCCTGACACCCCGGGACTGTTCCTACCGCCCCCCAGTCCTTCTGCCCTTGACACAGGCCACATAGAAGAAATCTACTTCATCGCCAAACAGGGCAAAAGCTACCGCTACCAGCTGTGGGAGAGTCGGGGTCTGAGCCGCAGTAACAGTCAGCTAAGTCACCTGGACCCCAAGAGAAGCTGCGATGGGAATGTCTACGTGTTGCCTGCAGGGGGCGTACAAGCCGGGCTGTGCGGGAAAGTCCTGCTCCTGAAACACTCCAGTGAGCAACACAGACGTGAATGTGTCTGA
- the ACTMAP gene encoding actin maturation protease isoform X3 — translation MLMPKQDEGASTNTLGQPVLPPPLLPPPPPLLPPPPPLPPPPVLCAPPTSQVKSKFYKQVAENSDPSVGECEELKRMIRKQRERFGGHLKWVLYNQHIPSLIQEGPQCGLVALWMAGGMLGIKHEVTLDSIVQVATSRGFTIHGEMFSADNMSCLAEEVFGCCCELLTGGMEGANQERILSHLTAGLPVLIPYDEDFNHEPCQRRGHRAHWAVISGVLLGMQNGSFDPDPDTPGLFLPPPSPSALDTGHIEEIYFIAKQGKSYRYQLWESRGLSRSNSQLSHLDPKRSCDGNVYVLPAGGVQAGLCGKVLLLKHSSEQHRRECV, via the exons a TGCTCATGCCGAAGCAGGATGAAGGGGCATCTACAAACACTCTTGGACAGCCAGTGCTGCCACCTCCACTGCTGCCACCACCTCCCCCGCTGTTGCCGCCACCTCCACCGCTGCCACCACCACCAGTGCTCTGTGCCCCTCCAACATCTCAGGTCAAAAGCAAGTTCTACAAGCAGGTGGCAGAGAACAGCGACCCCTCAGTGGGAGAATGCGAAGAGTTAAAAAGGAtgatcaggaagcaacgggagcG ATTCGGGGGACATCTAAAGTGGGTCCTATATAACCAGCACATCCCTTCCCTTATACAGGAGGGTCCTCA GTGTGGTCTTGTTGCCCTATGGATGGCAGGGGGCATGCTGGGCATTAAACACGAGGTGACACTTGACTCCATTGTACAGGTGGCGACCTCAAGAGGATTCACCATCCATGGAGAAATGTTCTCAG CTGACAACATGTCCTGCCTGGCAGAGGAAGTTTTTGGCTGTTGCTGTGAACTACTGACCGGAGGAATGGAAGGAGCGAACCAAGAGCGAATCCTGAGTCACCTGACCGCCGGCCTCCCTGTGCTTATCCC ATACGACGAGGACTTCAATCACGAGCCGTGCCAGAGACGAGGGCATCGGGCACACTGGGCAGTGATTTCAG GGGTTCTTCTTGGAATGCAAAATGGCTCTTTTGACCCTGATCCTGACACCCCGGGACTGTTCCTACCGCCCCCCAGTCCTTCTGCCCTTGACACAGGCCACATAGAAGAAATCTACTTCATCGCCAAACAGGGCAAAAGCTACCGCTACCAGCTGTGGGAGAGTCGGGGTCTGAGCCGCAGTAACAGTCAGCTAAGTCACCTGGACCCCAAGAGAAGCTGCGATGGGAATGTCTACGTGTTGCCTGCAGGGGGCGTACAAGCCGGGCTGTGCGGGAAAGTCCTGCTCCTGAAACACTCCAGTGAGCAACACAGACGTGAATGTGTCTGA
- the ACTMAP gene encoding actin maturation protease isoform X1 — MSYEHTDLYHDHMLMPKQDEGASTNTLGQPVLPPPLLPPPPPLLPPPPPLPPPPVLCAPPTSQVKSKFYKQVAENSDPSVGECEELKRMIRKQRERFGGHLKWVLYNQHIPSLIQEGPQCGLVALWMAGGMLGIKHEVTLDSIVQVATSRGFTIHGEMFSADNMSCLAEEVFGCCCELLTGGMEGANQERILSHLTAGLPVLIPYDEDFNHEPCQRRGHRAHWAVISGVLLGMQNGSFDPDPDTPGLFLPPPSPSALDTGHIEEIYFIAKQGKSYRYQLWESRGLSRSNSQLSHLDPKRSCDGNVYVLPAGGVQAGLCGKVLLLKHSSEQHRRECV; from the exons ATGTCATATGAACATACAGATCTGTACCATGACCATA TGCTCATGCCGAAGCAGGATGAAGGGGCATCTACAAACACTCTTGGACAGCCAGTGCTGCCACCTCCACTGCTGCCACCACCTCCCCCGCTGTTGCCGCCACCTCCACCGCTGCCACCACCACCAGTGCTCTGTGCCCCTCCAACATCTCAGGTCAAAAGCAAGTTCTACAAGCAGGTGGCAGAGAACAGCGACCCCTCAGTGGGAGAATGCGAAGAGTTAAAAAGGAtgatcaggaagcaacgggagcG ATTCGGGGGACATCTAAAGTGGGTCCTATATAACCAGCACATCCCTTCCCTTATACAGGAGGGTCCTCA GTGTGGTCTTGTTGCCCTATGGATGGCAGGGGGCATGCTGGGCATTAAACACGAGGTGACACTTGACTCCATTGTACAGGTGGCGACCTCAAGAGGATTCACCATCCATGGAGAAATGTTCTCAG CTGACAACATGTCCTGCCTGGCAGAGGAAGTTTTTGGCTGTTGCTGTGAACTACTGACCGGAGGAATGGAAGGAGCGAACCAAGAGCGAATCCTGAGTCACCTGACCGCCGGCCTCCCTGTGCTTATCCC ATACGACGAGGACTTCAATCACGAGCCGTGCCAGAGACGAGGGCATCGGGCACACTGGGCAGTGATTTCAG GGGTTCTTCTTGGAATGCAAAATGGCTCTTTTGACCCTGATCCTGACACCCCGGGACTGTTCCTACCGCCCCCCAGTCCTTCTGCCCTTGACACAGGCCACATAGAAGAAATCTACTTCATCGCCAAACAGGGCAAAAGCTACCGCTACCAGCTGTGGGAGAGTCGGGGTCTGAGCCGCAGTAACAGTCAGCTAAGTCACCTGGACCCCAAGAGAAGCTGCGATGGGAATGTCTACGTGTTGCCTGCAGGGGGCGTACAAGCCGGGCTGTGCGGGAAAGTCCTGCTCCTGAAACACTCCAGTGAGCAACACAGACGTGAATGTGTCTGA
- the ACTMAP gene encoding actin maturation protease isoform X4 produces MPKQDEGASTNTLGQPVLPPPLLPPPPPLLPPPPPLPPPPVLCAPPTSQVKSKFYKQVAENSDPSVGECEELKRMIRKQRERFGGHLKWVLYNQHIPSLIQEGPQCGLVALWMAGGMLGIKHEVTLDSIVQVATSRGFTIHGEMFSADNMSCLAEEVFGCCCELLTGGMEGANQERILSHLTAGLPVLIPYDEDFNHEPCQRRGHRAHWAVISGVLLGMQNGSFDPDPDTPGLFLPPPSPSALDTGHIEEIYFIAKQGKSYRYQLWESRGLSRSNSQLSHLDPKRSCDGNVYVLPAGGVQAGLCGKVLLLKHSSEQHRRECV; encoded by the exons ATGCCGAAGCAGGATGAAGGGGCATCTACAAACACTCTTGGACAGCCAGTGCTGCCACCTCCACTGCTGCCACCACCTCCCCCGCTGTTGCCGCCACCTCCACCGCTGCCACCACCACCAGTGCTCTGTGCCCCTCCAACATCTCAGGTCAAAAGCAAGTTCTACAAGCAGGTGGCAGAGAACAGCGACCCCTCAGTGGGAGAATGCGAAGAGTTAAAAAGGAtgatcaggaagcaacgggagcG ATTCGGGGGACATCTAAAGTGGGTCCTATATAACCAGCACATCCCTTCCCTTATACAGGAGGGTCCTCA GTGTGGTCTTGTTGCCCTATGGATGGCAGGGGGCATGCTGGGCATTAAACACGAGGTGACACTTGACTCCATTGTACAGGTGGCGACCTCAAGAGGATTCACCATCCATGGAGAAATGTTCTCAG CTGACAACATGTCCTGCCTGGCAGAGGAAGTTTTTGGCTGTTGCTGTGAACTACTGACCGGAGGAATGGAAGGAGCGAACCAAGAGCGAATCCTGAGTCACCTGACCGCCGGCCTCCCTGTGCTTATCCC ATACGACGAGGACTTCAATCACGAGCCGTGCCAGAGACGAGGGCATCGGGCACACTGGGCAGTGATTTCAG GGGTTCTTCTTGGAATGCAAAATGGCTCTTTTGACCCTGATCCTGACACCCCGGGACTGTTCCTACCGCCCCCCAGTCCTTCTGCCCTTGACACAGGCCACATAGAAGAAATCTACTTCATCGCCAAACAGGGCAAAAGCTACCGCTACCAGCTGTGGGAGAGTCGGGGTCTGAGCCGCAGTAACAGTCAGCTAAGTCACCTGGACCCCAAGAGAAGCTGCGATGGGAATGTCTACGTGTTGCCTGCAGGGGGCGTACAAGCCGGGCTGTGCGGGAAAGTCCTGCTCCTGAAACACTCCAGTGAGCAACACAGACGTGAATGTGTCTGA